A DNA window from Bradyrhizobium barranii subsp. barranii contains the following coding sequences:
- a CDS encoding H-NS histone family protein, producing the protein MRKPDLDAMAFDDLWLLHEEVTRILSEKITTEKLELEKRLAQLAPAGRSESRARRPYRKAPPKYFNPVEPSETWSGRGRQPRWLVAALQSGHKIEEFQIGAGDKEAEGSA; encoded by the coding sequence ATGCGCAAGCCCGATTTGGATGCCATGGCCTTCGACGATCTCTGGCTCCTCCATGAGGAGGTTACCAGGATCCTGTCGGAGAAAATCACGACTGAGAAGCTGGAACTGGAGAAGCGACTGGCCCAGCTTGCCCCTGCCGGTCGGAGCGAATCACGAGCTCGCCGACCTTATCGGAAGGCGCCGCCGAAATATTTCAACCCGGTGGAACCAAGCGAAACCTGGTCCGGCAGAGGCAGGCAGCCGCGATGGTTGGTTGCCGCACTGCAATCCGGGCACAAGATCGAGGAGTTCCAGATCGGTGCCGGCGACAAGGAAGCCGAGGGATCGGCCTAG
- a CDS encoding IS1380-like element ISBdi2 family transposase yields MTDDTIPPFSFPAVHAKKVTAAFDGGRLTSNGGVMLLAMAERRLGLANNLARVFPDRRDPTRVVHSLVDMLRARMFAICCGYEDADDLDHLRSDPAFKLACGRLPDTGRDLCSQPTLSRLENAPRLRDVIRLTYILVDAWMDSYPREPASVTLDIDDTCDVVHGHQQLSLFNAHYDERCFLPIHVYDTEKSRPVAVVLRPGKTPGGVEVRAHLRRLVRHIRTRWHNTQITFRGDGHYARPEAMAWCETNGIDYIFGLSGTKPLARKVDEVADDIRTRRAIENLPVLRGYTETRHKAKSWDRERRTVARIEATMLGLDIRFVVTSLDVGSAEWIYDSLYCARGQAENLIKLHKTQLASDRTSCRSALANQVRLVLHTAAYWLMLTVRDAIPKARELAAAEFATLRLRLLKIAARVVETTSRIRLAFAAACPEADLICGLPGALLPLGP; encoded by the coding sequence ATGACCGACGATACGATTCCGCCCTTCTCGTTTCCAGCCGTTCACGCCAAGAAAGTCACAGCTGCCTTCGATGGTGGGCGCCTAACCTCGAACGGGGGCGTGATGCTTCTGGCGATGGCCGAGCGGCGTCTCGGTTTGGCCAACAATCTGGCCCGGGTGTTCCCGGATCGGCGCGATCCGACGCGGGTCGTGCACAGCCTGGTCGATATGCTCCGCGCTCGCATGTTCGCGATCTGCTGCGGCTACGAGGACGCCGACGACCTCGATCATCTGAGGTCCGATCCGGCATTCAAACTGGCCTGCGGACGGCTGCCGGACACGGGCCGGGATTTGTGTTCCCAGCCGACGCTGTCGCGGCTGGAGAATGCTCCGCGCCTGCGCGACGTGATCCGGCTGACCTACATTTTGGTCGACGCATGGATGGATAGCTACCCGCGCGAGCCGGCATCCGTCACGCTCGACATCGATGATACCTGCGACGTCGTCCACGGCCATCAGCAGCTCTCGCTGTTCAACGCTCATTATGACGAACGCTGCTTCCTGCCGATCCACGTCTACGACACGGAGAAGAGCCGGCCCGTGGCGGTCGTGCTGCGGCCCGGCAAGACGCCGGGCGGCGTCGAGGTGCGTGCCCATCTGCGCCGCCTGGTACGGCATATCCGGACGCGATGGCACAACACGCAAATTACGTTCCGTGGCGACGGGCACTATGCCCGGCCGGAGGCCATGGCGTGGTGCGAGACCAACGGCATCGACTACATCTTCGGTCTGTCCGGCACCAAGCCTCTCGCCAGAAAAGTCGACGAGGTCGCCGACGACATCCGCACGCGACGCGCCATCGAGAACCTGCCGGTTCTGCGTGGCTATACCGAGACGCGCCACAAGGCAAAGTCCTGGGATCGCGAACGGCGCACTGTCGCCCGTATTGAGGCGACGATGCTCGGCCTCGACATCCGCTTCGTCGTCACCAGCCTCGATGTCGGCTCGGCCGAGTGGATCTACGACAGCCTGTATTGCGCGCGCGGCCAAGCCGAGAATCTGATCAAGCTGCATAAGACGCAGCTCGCCTCCGATCGCACCAGCTGCCGTTCGGCGCTCGCCAACCAGGTCCGTCTCGTGCTCCATACGGCCGCTTATTGGCTGATGCTGACCGTGCGCGACGCCATTCCCAAAGCCCGGGAATTGGCCGCTGCCGAGTTCGCGACGCTGCGTCTTCGGCTCTTGAAAATCGCCGCCCGTGTCGTCGAGACCACGAGCCGCATTCGCCTTGCGTTTGCCGCGGCATGTCCCGAAGCCGACCTGATCTGCGGCTTGCCCGGCGCGCTGCTGCCGCTCGGTCCTTGA
- a CDS encoding sugar transferase — MIEERVTYDLWYIDNWSLRLDLVILLRTPMEVLRPHNAFSSTAISG, encoded by the coding sequence CTGATCGAGGAGCGTGTCACATACGATCTCTGGTACATCGACAATTGGAGCCTTCGGCTGGATCTGGTGATCCTTCTGCGAACTCCAATGGAGGTATTGAGACCGCACAATGCCTTTTCAAGCACGGCGATATCAGGATGA
- a CDS encoding Hint domain-containing protein, whose protein sequence is MARRSGESLPPPASLARRHFMGIAAAGTARLSSIVIPSVLLASKSADALGILPRGDPNRGRDHHCFGRGTLIQTVHGEMPIEHLTIGELVITANGAIPIKWIGRRTIRRNASARWHPSVMPIRVARFALDDQTPRKDLYLSEGHSLLIDGFLIPVKHLVNERSIAIDRGVEKSETIEYFSIELDTHQVIFAEGAAAETFRYAGDQIAWDNRDEYEDLYGREHKVMPPFAPHCRYKGGRAEVSALLRLAASRFGDMRDPIQIAYTRIAARALLPMAA, encoded by the coding sequence ATGGCACGCAGATCCGGCGAGAGCCTTCCGCCACCCGCAAGCCTTGCACGTCGTCACTTTATGGGGATCGCTGCTGCTGGCACTGCAAGACTGTCGAGCATCGTAATTCCATCTGTTTTACTTGCAAGCAAAAGCGCCGATGCCTTGGGTATATTGCCTAGGGGCGACCCGAATCGCGGCCGCGATCATCATTGTTTTGGACGAGGAACGCTCATTCAAACGGTACACGGCGAAATGCCTATTGAACACTTGACGATCGGCGAATTGGTTATAACGGCCAACGGTGCAATACCGATCAAATGGATAGGTCGAAGAACGATCAGAAGGAACGCGTCAGCCCGCTGGCATCCGAGCGTTATGCCGATCCGAGTGGCACGCTTTGCCTTGGATGATCAAACGCCGCGCAAGGATTTGTATCTATCTGAGGGACACTCGCTCCTGATCGATGGGTTTCTGATCCCGGTGAAACATCTTGTCAATGAACGCTCGATCGCCATCGATCGCGGTGTGGAGAAGTCGGAAACCATCGAATACTTCTCAATCGAACTCGACACTCATCAAGTGATCTTCGCCGAAGGCGCGGCGGCCGAGACGTTTCGGTACGCCGGTGATCAGATCGCCTGGGACAATCGTGACGAGTACGAAGACCTTTACGGCCGCGAACATAAGGTGATGCCGCCGTTTGCACCGCATTGCCGCTACAAGGGCGGCCGGGCAGAGGTGAGCGCCTTGCTCCGGTTGGCGGCTTCTCGTTTTGGCGACATGCGCGATCCCATCCAAATCGCCTATACCCGGATCGCGGCTCGAGCATTGTTGCCGATGGCCGCCTGA
- a CDS encoding H-NS family nucleoid-associated regulatory protein — protein sequence MQPSEIWSGRGNQPQWLTAALQSGHKLQELAIQASDKGAEKPA from the coding sequence ATGCAACCAAGCGAAATCTGGTCCGGCCGAGGCAATCAGCCCCAGTGGTTGACCGCCGCCCTGCAATCCGGGCACAAGCTTCAGGAGCTAGCGATCCAAGCAAGCGACAAAGGAGCCGAGAAGCCGGCCTAG
- a CDS encoding H-NS histone family protein yields MTLTKTELEAMSLDDLWSLHERISAILATRIEAEKRELEKRLAVLSRGVSSSPDAMRALQTEKPRRKYPRVLPKYRNPKTSETWSGRGKLPRWLVAAMKSGKKIEEFRIGDTGAKARRRA; encoded by the coding sequence ATGACGTTAACCAAGACCGAACTTGAGGCGATGTCGCTCGATGATCTCTGGTCCCTGCACGAGAGGATCAGCGCGATTTTGGCGACGCGTATCGAGGCGGAAAAGCGAGAACTGGAAAAGCGCCTGGCAGTCTTAAGTCGGGGCGTGTCGAGTTCTCCCGATGCGATGAGGGCCCTGCAGACGGAGAAGCCGCGCCGGAAATATCCGAGAGTGCTTCCGAAGTATCGCAATCCAAAGACATCTGAAACCTGGTCGGGGCGAGGAAAACTTCCTCGATGGCTTGTGGCAGCCATGAAATCCGGGAAGAAGATCGAGGAGTTTCGTATCGGTGACACTGGCGCCAAAGCCCGCCGAAGAGCCTGA
- a CDS encoding exopolysaccharide biosynthesis polyprenyl glycosylphosphotransferase, which produces MISKSRFIPIDTRGEMTRSSLSSMMRANRKWPISYRSIEAIVICGDLFAILIASIVSTLLFPNHDVSTATDIGRATGSAIVVSALCVSLLKTRSMHTPSALLDLGHQVHAVCLCWAVVFLLLGAAVSAFNLGSELFRSAGAIFPVLGLVMLIGQRVFVRALVLKGLSEGKFSGGNVILLTDQARSGETGLARTLTALGFRVGGSFCLPRTGASSNHRKRLIDLVIRHARGTDIEEVIVEADPNRWHELREFIADLRVLPIPVVFVPVGAGAEMFGRPTRDFRNAIGVEVQRRPLTHGERAAKRCIDVIGAGICLILLTPPLLLIAAAIRLDSAGPVLFRQQRCGFNGRGFTIYKFRTMRVMEDGCSITQAVANDCRVTKVGRWLRRTSVDELPQLLNVLEGSMSLVGPRPHAIAHDTEFDLAVQQYAYRRRVKPGLTGWAQIHGSRGPTPTRALIEQRVTYDLWYIDNWSLQLDLAILLRTPMEVLRSRNAF; this is translated from the coding sequence ATGATTTCAAAGAGTCGCTTTATCCCAATCGACACTCGCGGCGAGATGACGAGATCGTCCCTCAGCTCAATGATGAGGGCCAATCGTAAATGGCCGATCAGCTACAGATCAATCGAGGCAATTGTGATTTGTGGCGACCTGTTTGCGATCTTGATTGCCAGCATCGTTTCTACCCTGCTTTTCCCCAACCATGATGTCTCGACCGCGACCGACATCGGCAGGGCGACTGGTTCGGCCATTGTCGTCTCGGCACTTTGCGTCTCGCTCTTGAAGACGCGGAGCATGCATACTCCGTCCGCGTTGCTTGATTTGGGACACCAAGTCCATGCGGTGTGCCTGTGCTGGGCAGTCGTATTCCTTCTACTGGGCGCAGCCGTCAGCGCCTTTAACTTGGGATCAGAACTCTTCCGCAGCGCCGGAGCTATTTTTCCTGTCCTCGGACTGGTGATGTTGATCGGACAGCGCGTTTTCGTGAGGGCGCTGGTGTTGAAGGGTCTCAGCGAGGGCAAATTCTCTGGCGGAAATGTCATACTGCTCACCGATCAGGCGCGATCTGGCGAAACCGGACTGGCACGGACGCTCACAGCACTCGGTTTTCGCGTAGGTGGATCGTTTTGCCTGCCTCGAACAGGTGCGAGCTCAAATCATCGCAAGCGGCTGATTGATCTCGTCATCAGGCATGCCCGAGGCACCGACATCGAAGAAGTCATCGTTGAGGCGGATCCGAACCGATGGCACGAACTGCGCGAATTCATTGCAGACCTTAGGGTTTTGCCGATTCCTGTCGTCTTCGTCCCAGTCGGAGCCGGGGCGGAAATGTTCGGTCGCCCTACGCGCGATTTCAGAAATGCCATCGGTGTCGAGGTGCAGCGTAGGCCCCTCACACACGGCGAACGCGCTGCAAAGCGGTGCATCGACGTAATTGGAGCAGGAATTTGCCTGATCCTGCTGACGCCTCCTCTGTTGCTGATCGCAGCCGCCATCAGATTGGACTCCGCCGGACCTGTCCTCTTCAGGCAGCAGCGCTGCGGCTTCAATGGCCGCGGTTTTACGATCTACAAGTTTCGCACCATGCGGGTGATGGAGGATGGCTGCTCAATTACCCAGGCGGTCGCCAATGACTGCCGCGTGACCAAGGTCGGAAGGTGGCTTCGCAGGACAAGCGTTGACGAACTGCCGCAACTGCTGAACGTGCTGGAGGGGAGCATGTCGCTGGTCGGACCGCGACCACACGCGATAGCGCACGATACCGAGTTCGACCTAGCCGTGCAGCAGTACGCCTATCGGCGACGGGTGAAGCCCGGACTGACTGGCTGGGCTCAGATACATGGTAGCCGCGGGCCGACGCCAACGAGGGCGCTAATCGAACAGCGGGTCACATATGATCTCTGGTACATCGACAACTGGAGCCTTCAACTGGATTTGGCAATCCTACTCCGGACTCCAATGGAGGTACTGCGGTCGCGTAATGCCTTCTGA
- a CDS encoding DUF4082 domain-containing protein gives MTKLFQEASDWSRMAPGFQNWQRIPQRKKSEDASIAEDWNWFLSGGLSRSQEESANASALIGPLSFAEAKVGLAGPAAGGPAPISATSNPVVILDGSPSPAMAGGLTGSLFAKASAVATPASAPLCCGSCGYINCPTQVMSQGHTNSTQLAGQIVHSSGSGADFVPTSKVGLMGSSISDAMSTQFVAPLANWNTQLPGGGGGETGTTLTGQIGILSGSVTTAVAPSASSGLRSAATSAFTAADATTTATAAATALNPIVLENQKQGNPESEWGIDGAGDSNIEGFATDISVNHGSTINFKIDTDSTHYRIDIYRLGYYGGMGARKVATIDHTGLQNQPAPLRDSTTGLVDAGNWAVSASWDVPADAVSGVYIAKLTRLDGTAGENEIPFIVRDDSSHSDVVFQTSDETWQAYNGWGGANFYGGNGPATGQGAGRAYAVSYNRPIATRGGVGTYAGPQDYLFGAEYAGISWLEQNGYDVSYMAGVDVDRFGSLLLNHKTYVDAGHDEYWSGQQRTNVEAARDAGVNLMFWSGNEVYWRTRWGNSISSDATAYRTLISYKETWANSSIDPSDQWTGTFRDPRFSPPATGGGNPENSLTGQLFDVDDVGTNLQSIQIPYSDSDLRFWRNTSIANLQPGQTASLVQNYLGYEWDDAVDNGFDPAGLVRLSSTTLPVNTYLLDYGNTTGAGVSTHSLTLYRAPSGALVFGAGTVFWPWALSDNHDLEQTPTDPRVQQAMINLLADMGIQPGTLQSGLVAATASTDHTPPTSTINPLGTVTAGTIVTISGTAADVGGVVAGVEVSTDNGVSWYTAVGDTNWTYSWSPQVGGTYTIRTRAVDDSVNLQTPTAGITVTVTAPTYVSLFSPSATPAVVNTTDASAVELGVKFQTAAAGTATGVRFYKGSQDTGTHTGELWSSTGQKLATVTFTGETASGWQSATFSTPITLTPGQIYTVSYHTEVGHYSNTSNFFTSAVTSGPLTAPASGNGVFAYGSSSVFPTNTYQASNFWVDVMFNPASGTTNQPPVAANDVGPTATQGAPVTITAASLISNDSDPNGDALTVTAVSGATHGTVTLNVQSNPQNNTITFTPDATYTGNASFTYTVSDGHGGTATANVSLTVVAPGQTPVSLFTASSAPAGSFQDGTPLEVGVKFTTSVAGQITALKFYRSAGDTGTDILDLWSSTGTNLASVVFSNTTASGWQTVALPTAITLTANTTYVASYHTTGAYVATNNFFTSAVTNGPLTASATGNGVYAYGGTNAAGVFPTSTWSAANYWADVVFIPSASGAPSNTAPTAVADVADATEKGGIANGSGGSPATGNVLTNDTDPDTGDTKTVTAVSFGTTAGTLGTALAGAHGSIVLSANGTFTYTINENDSAVQALRLPTNTLTDTFNYTMRDTGGLTSTTTLTVTIHGADDTPVLASQTANQNARVGSSFSLVLPTNTFTDVDAGDTLAYTATSADGTALPTWLAFNASTRTFSGTPTAANIGTASIKITATDLAGAPISETFNIAVGSSNAAPTAVADVADATEKGGIANGSGGSPATGNVLTNDTDPDTGDTKTVTAVSFGTTAGTLGTALAGAHGSIVLSANGTFTYTINENDSAVQALRLPTNTLTDTFNYTMRDTGGLTSTTTLTVTIHGADDTPVLASQTANQNATVGSSFSLVLPTNTFTDVDVSDTLAYTATSADGTALPTWLAFNASTRTFSGTPTAANVGTAGIKVAATDLAGAATSESFNIAVSTTPPPAPVSLFSASNTPAGSYNDGSPLELGVKFTSSVAGTITGLKFYRSASDTGTDILNLWSATGTNLANATFTSTSASGWQTVQLATPIAINANTTYVASYHTMGAYVASGGFFSSAVTNGPLSAPSSASAGGNGVYAYGGTSSTGLFPSNTFNSANYWADVVFQPQVVG, from the coding sequence ACTCAACCCAGTTGGCTGGCCAAATCGTGCATAGCAGCGGATCCGGAGCTGATTTCGTGCCGACCAGCAAGGTCGGCCTCATGGGCAGCTCCATCAGCGACGCCATGTCAACGCAATTTGTGGCACCGTTGGCGAACTGGAACACGCAGCTGCCTGGCGGCGGCGGCGGGGAGACTGGCACCACACTGACTGGCCAGATCGGGATTCTGTCCGGCTCCGTTACGACTGCGGTAGCTCCTTCGGCATCATCCGGCCTCCGATCGGCGGCTACGTCAGCGTTCACCGCGGCTGATGCGACAACGACCGCGACGGCCGCAGCAACAGCCCTCAACCCGATCGTCCTCGAGAACCAGAAGCAGGGGAATCCTGAAAGCGAGTGGGGTATCGACGGCGCGGGCGACTCGAACATCGAAGGTTTCGCGACGGACATCAGCGTCAATCACGGCTCGACGATCAACTTCAAGATCGACACGGATTCGACGCACTACAGGATCGATATCTACCGCCTCGGATATTATGGCGGCATGGGCGCCCGGAAGGTCGCGACGATCGATCATACCGGGCTGCAGAATCAGCCGGCGCCCTTGCGAGACAGCACGACAGGACTGGTCGACGCCGGCAACTGGGCGGTTTCGGCAAGTTGGGACGTTCCGGCGGATGCCGTGTCAGGCGTCTACATCGCAAAGCTCACGCGTCTGGATGGAACGGCGGGTGAGAATGAAATCCCCTTCATCGTGCGGGACGACAGCAGTCACAGCGACGTCGTATTCCAAACTTCTGATGAGACCTGGCAGGCCTACAATGGATGGGGCGGAGCCAATTTCTACGGCGGTAACGGACCCGCGACCGGCCAAGGCGCCGGCCGCGCCTACGCGGTCAGCTATAATCGTCCGATCGCCACGCGGGGCGGTGTGGGCACGTATGCCGGGCCGCAGGATTATCTGTTCGGCGCCGAATACGCGGGCATCTCCTGGCTCGAGCAGAACGGTTACGACGTCTCCTATATGGCGGGAGTTGACGTCGACCGCTTCGGCAGCCTGCTGCTCAATCACAAGACCTATGTCGATGCCGGCCACGACGAATACTGGTCGGGTCAGCAGCGCACCAATGTCGAGGCCGCGCGCGATGCCGGCGTCAACCTGATGTTCTGGAGCGGCAACGAGGTTTATTGGCGTACCCGCTGGGGCAATAGCATCAGCAGCGATGCGACCGCTTATCGCACATTGATTTCGTACAAGGAGACGTGGGCAAACTCCTCGATCGACCCGAGCGACCAATGGACGGGCACGTTCCGCGACCCGCGTTTCAGCCCGCCGGCAACCGGCGGCGGCAATCCGGAGAACTCGCTCACCGGACAGCTTTTCGACGTCGACGACGTCGGCACCAACCTCCAGTCGATCCAAATCCCCTATAGCGATTCCGATCTACGCTTCTGGCGCAACACCAGCATTGCAAACCTGCAGCCCGGACAGACTGCGTCGCTGGTCCAGAACTATCTTGGCTATGAGTGGGACGACGCGGTCGACAATGGGTTTGATCCTGCGGGCCTGGTGCGGCTCTCCTCGACGACCTTGCCGGTGAATACCTATCTGCTCGACTACGGCAACACCACCGGCGCCGGCGTCTCGACCCACAGCCTGACCCTCTATCGCGCACCAAGCGGTGCATTGGTCTTTGGTGCGGGGACCGTCTTTTGGCCCTGGGCGCTGAGCGACAATCACGATTTGGAGCAAACGCCGACCGACCCGCGTGTGCAACAGGCAATGATCAACCTGCTCGCCGACATGGGCATTCAGCCGGGCACGCTTCAATCAGGACTCGTCGCAGCCACCGCCTCGACGGACCACACTCCGCCGACTTCCACCATCAATCCGCTCGGAACCGTTACGGCAGGAACCATCGTCACGATATCTGGTACCGCCGCGGACGTCGGCGGCGTGGTCGCCGGCGTCGAAGTTTCGACTGACAACGGCGTAAGTTGGTACACGGCCGTCGGCGACACGAACTGGACCTATTCCTGGTCGCCACAGGTCGGCGGCACCTACACCATCCGCACGCGCGCCGTGGACGACAGCGTTAATCTTCAAACGCCGACAGCCGGCATCACCGTGACCGTCACGGCACCGACTTACGTCTCACTGTTCTCGCCGAGCGCAACCCCTGCCGTCGTCAACACCACGGACGCGAGCGCGGTCGAACTCGGGGTAAAATTCCAGACCGCGGCCGCAGGCACCGCAACCGGCGTACGGTTCTACAAGGGCAGCCAGGACACGGGCACCCACACCGGCGAGCTCTGGTCGAGCACCGGCCAAAAGCTTGCAACCGTCACCTTCACCGGCGAGACGGCCAGCGGCTGGCAGAGCGCGACTTTCTCTACTCCGATCACGTTGACACCCGGACAGATCTATACCGTCTCCTATCACACCGAGGTCGGCCACTATTCCAACACGTCCAACTTCTTCACCTCTGCCGTAACCAGCGGTCCACTGACAGCGCCCGCAAGCGGCAACGGCGTCTTTGCCTACGGCAGCAGCAGCGTGTTCCCGACGAACACGTACCAGGCGTCGAACTTCTGGGTTGACGTCATGTTCAACCCCGCCAGCGGTACGACTAACCAGCCGCCGGTGGCAGCGAACGACGTCGGCCCGACGGCAACTCAGGGCGCGCCGGTCACGATCACCGCCGCATCCCTCATCAGCAATGACAGCGATCCCAATGGTGACGCCCTGACCGTCACCGCGGTGAGCGGCGCCACCCATGGGACCGTCACGCTCAACGTGCAGAGCAATCCGCAGAACAACACCATCACCTTCACGCCAGACGCCACTTATACCGGCAACGCGAGCTTCACCTATACGGTTTCGGACGGGCACGGCGGCACGGCTACCGCCAATGTCAGCCTTACCGTGGTGGCGCCAGGACAAACGCCGGTGAGCCTGTTCACTGCATCCAGCGCGCCCGCTGGCTCCTTCCAGGACGGCACCCCGCTCGAAGTTGGAGTCAAGTTCACCACCTCCGTAGCTGGTCAGATCACTGCGCTCAAATTCTACCGCAGTGCGGGCGACACCGGTACCGACATTCTCGATCTCTGGAGCTCAACCGGCACAAATTTGGCGAGCGTTGTCTTCAGCAATACGACCGCCAGCGGCTGGCAAACGGTGGCCCTGCCGACGGCCATCACCCTCACCGCCAACACGACATACGTCGCCTCCTACCACACCACGGGGGCCTATGTTGCAACCAACAACTTCTTTACAAGCGCCGTCACCAACGGGCCGCTGACGGCGAGCGCCACCGGAAACGGCGTCTACGCATACGGCGGCACCAACGCCGCCGGCGTCTTCCCGACCAGCACATGGAGCGCCGCCAACTACTGGGCCGACGTCGTGTTCATCCCGTCCGCGTCGGGCGCCCCGTCGAACACTGCGCCGACGGCGGTCGCCGACGTCGCCGACGCCACCGAGAAGGGCGGCATTGCCAATGGTTCAGGCGGCTCGCCCGCCACCGGCAACGTCCTCACCAACGACACAGATCCCGACACCGGCGACACCAAGACCGTCACCGCCGTCAGCTTCGGGACGACGGCGGGTACGCTCGGCACAGCGCTCGCCGGTGCCCACGGCAGCATCGTGCTCAGCGCCAACGGTACGTTCACCTACACCATCAACGAGAATGATTCCGCCGTGCAGGCATTGCGGCTGCCAACGAACACGTTGACGGACACGTTCAACTATACCATGCGCGACACCGGAGGCCTCACTTCGACCACCACGCTCACCGTCACCATCCATGGCGCTGACGATACCCCGGTGCTCGCGAGTCAGACCGCCAACCAGAACGCGAGGGTCGGGTCGTCCTTCTCGCTGGTGCTGCCCACCAACACCTTCACCGACGTCGATGCCGGCGACACCCTGGCCTATACGGCAACGTCCGCCGACGGCACTGCCCTGCCCACCTGGCTCGCGTTCAACGCATCCACACGCACATTCAGTGGCACGCCGACGGCTGCCAATATCGGCACTGCCAGCATCAAGATCACGGCCACCGACCTTGCGGGCGCTCCCATCAGCGAGACCTTCAATATCGCCGTCGGCTCGTCGAACGCTGCGCCGACGGCGGTCGCCGACGTCGCCGACGCCACCGAGAAGGGCGGCATTGCCAATGGTTCAGGCGGCTCGCCCGCCACCGGCAACGTCCTCACCAACGACACAGATCCCGACACCGGCGACACCAAGACCGTCACCGCCGTCAGCTTCGGGACGACGGCGGGTACGCTCGGCACAGCGCTCGCCGGTGCCCACGGCAGCATCGTGCTCAGCGCCAACGGTACGTTCACCTACACCATCAACGAGAATGATTCCGCCGTGCAGGCATTGCGGCTGCCAACGAACACGTTGACGGACACGTTCAACTATACCATGCGCGACACCGGAGGCCTCACTTCGACCACCACGCTCACCGTCACCATCCATGGCGCTGACGATACCCCGGTGCTCGCGAGTCAGACCGCCAACCAGAACGCGACGGTCGGGTCGTCCTTCTCGCTGGTGCTGCCCACCAACACCTTCACCGACGTCGATGTCAGCGACACCCTGGCCTATACGGCAACGTCCGCCGACGGCACTGCCCTGCCCACCTGGCTCGCGTTCAACGCTTCCACACGCACATTCAGCGGCACACCGACGGCTGCCAATGTCGGTACCGCCGGCATAAAGGTCGCGGCAACGGACCTTGCGGGCGCAGCCACCAGCGAGTCCTTCAATATTGCCGTGTCCACCACGCCCCCGCCTGCGCCGGTCAGCCTATTCAGCGCCTCCAATACGCCTGCGGGCAGCTACAATGACGGCTCTCCGCTTGAGCTTGGCGTGAAGTTCACCTCCTCCGTCGCGGGCACGATCACCGGGCTGAAATTCTACCGCAGTGCGAGCGACACCGGTACCGACATACTCAATCTGTGGAGCGCCACCGGTACCAATCTCGCGAACGCCACCTTTACCAGTACATCGGCGAGTGGCTGGCAAACGGTTCAACTCGCGACGCCCATCGCCATAAACGCCAACACGACCTACGTCGCCTCCTATCACACCATGGGTGCATATGTGGCGAGCGGCGGCTTCTTCAGCTCCGCCGTTACCAACGGGCCCTTGTCGGCGCCCTCAAGCGCGAGCGCGGGCGGCAACGGCGTCTATGCCTATGGCGGCACAAGCTCGACCGGACTGTTTCCGAGCAACACGTTCAACTCCGCCAATTACTGGGCCGATGTTGTGTTCCAACCACAAGTAGTCGGCTAG